The nucleotide sequence aagttaatccaaaaataAATGATTACGTATTAAAAGATGATCtaaaagtaaatccataataaaaataatccaaaagataatcgaaaatcattcaatttttcaacaagctcttttaaatgaaagtgtacgatatgtttaagtcatttgagtgttgaatacatcaactattttcgtttcatacaatattaaataagaacttttagttacaaataatcataatatataaaaattacataaGATAAGTAAGATATATATTGAAAATAAGTATCAACTCAAACTAAAATAACCATGtgccggtaccggtattacgtttcaaaccggtataccggattttaccgccggtacaaaccttataccgtttcacttatttaccggggtgttccgtaccggatttacatatggaaacggtaataccggtataatcggccggtatttaccggtttttaaaacattgcttaaAGGGGCCATATTTGAATCTTGGACCAAACATTATATGTGGGCTTCTAgtcattttattaaaaattatatatctatactattaTATAATGCAGGAGGGAAGGATTCCCAAAAGTTAAGAACTTTTTTCCccttatttataaataaacccctaaaatgagggtaaagtggtcttttaaaccataattattttTTAGTCCCTCAATCTATTACATTTAAATCCTTGACATTTAACATAATTATGGGTAATTAGTTACACCCCCCCCCACTCTTTAATTCTTTAACGTATTCCTGCGATATCTTACAACCTGTAAAGTTTTAAAAAAATCCGAAGGTACCATGACGATCGGCACATTTTTTTaaacgtttcgatagttgtcttttTTAGTTTCGATTTGCGTTCATAAAGTACAAATAGCCGATGCGTAAATGTACAATTGATTAAAGCCAACATTTGTTTTTTACCCAAGCCCGCTTTGACCATTACCTAGCTACCGTGCATTAACAAACTGACTCTGTACAAGTTTTTGGTTTTGAACGGCATTAATAAACTAAAATATTCCCTAATTTTACTAGCTGCAATATTGAATGTTTAAGTGACTCTGTACAAGTTTTTTGTTTTGAACGGCATTAATACACTATAAAATATTCCCTAATTTTACTAGCCGCAATATTGAAAAGTTACAAGCCACAATATTGACACGAGACACAAAGTTACCAGCCGCAATAGTCCTCCAAGTTTTCTGGTACATGATAATCAAATTAAAATCTATTCTATATAACAAGTTCAGCTCAACTCCAGGATGATAAATCGGCACCGCGGTACTTCATAAATCTGCAAGACGAAAACCGTTAATATGAATTTTTAACAAATCAaagtatatataattattttgttCAAAGTAACAATACATATAATTATTATTTCACAGTTGAAAACAAACATTTTAACTAGATACATCAACTCCAAGATGATAAATCGGCACCACGGCACTTCATAAATCTGCGAGACGAAAACCGTTAATATGAATTTTTAACAAATCAaagtatatataattattttgttCAAAGTAACAATACATATAATTATTATTTCACAGTTGAAAACAAACATTTTAACTAgatacaattattattattatttcacaaTTGAAAACAAACATTTTAACTAGacacaattattattattattttatgcacgtttggttttttttaaagattggtAGATTCAAAATTAAATAGATGCAACTAACTTCCTAAACAAAAGGGTGCCAGATTTCAAAATAACCCTAATTTACCTCTATATTCCTACTATAAATACATAGTAGGACAACTGTAGCTATGCGAGAATACTACTGTTACAAGTTTCAAATTCGCAGTACGGAGAACGTGTTTTTGCTTGGCGGTAGATTGCTACAGCAATTTGTTGTAGATGTCTATATAAAGCTTGAGACATCACGTTTGCAATTTTGTGAACGAAACCAAATTAAGATACGAGCTAAATTATATCAAGGTCTTGTGGATTGCGTCCATGCAGGTGAGGTGCGTCCTAGCAGAGTCGGTCAACGTATTGTATTGCCTGTGTCATTCATTGGAGGGCCTCGCGACATGCGTCGACGATTTCTAGATGCTATGACTTTAGTGCAAGATGATGGCAAACCTGATTTATACCTTACGATGACGTGTAATCCTCAATGGCCTGAGATATGTGATAATTTGAAACCTGGTCAAACCGCACAAGATCGTCCAGATCTTGTTTCACGAATATTCGTGCTAAATTAGAGGATCTTAAAGAGCAGCTCTTCAAGAAACATTTACTTGGAGAGGTTTTGGCATACGTTTATGTCATTGAGTTTCAAATGGTTTGCCGCATGCACATTTCCTCCTTATCATGCACCCGCCATACAAAATTAATAATCCAGACCATTATGATAAGGTTGTTTGTGCTGAAATTCCTGACAAAGAACGACATCCACAACTACATGAGGTTGTTGTCAGGCACATGATTCATGGTCCATGCGGAAATTTACGGACAGAGAGTCCTTGTATGCAGGTGATCCAAAGGTATGTCGCTTTCATTATCCTAGACAGTTTAATGAGTAGACAACACAAGGAGAAGATGCATATCCATTATACCGAAGGAGAGACACTGGAATAACGGTGGACGTACGAGGACAAACTCTTGATAACAGATGGGTTGTCCCTTATAACCCAAGGCTTTTAATGATGTATAATTGCCACATGAATGTCGAGGTTTGCTCGAGTATAAAATCTATTAAATATTTGTTCAATTATGTATACAAAGGACATGACAAACAGGTTATTCATGTTGATCCAGACGCACCAGATGTTATTATTAATGAGATAAAGAGATTTCAGGATGCACGCTATGTATCCCCCCCAGGAGGTTATGTGCCGTATTTTTTCTTTCCCTCTTTCTCATATCTATCTTGCTGTTTTAGCCTTACAACTTCATCTCCCGAATAAGCAGATGGTTAGATTTAGAGAAGATGATTCTATGTTAGCAATTGTTGATAgggaaagagataaaagaaccaTGCTGACTGCATTTTTTGAGTATAACCATGGGAATGAACCGGCAAGGCAATATTTGTATAAGGATTTCCCGAAACACTTCACATGGAACGCATCCTCACGTCGTTGGTGTCCTCGTGCTACTAGGCCACAAAGAGGTCATATTGTTAATGCCAATCCAGCCGAAGGGGAAAGGTACTACTTACGCCTACTCCTGTGTAATGTCAGAGGACCTACTTCCTTTTAAGATCTTTGCATGGTTAATGGAATTAAGTAC is from Helianthus annuus cultivar XRQ/B chromosome 9, HanXRQr2.0-SUNRISE, whole genome shotgun sequence and encodes:
- the LOC110875310 gene encoding uncharacterized protein LOC110875310 encodes the protein MREYYCYKFQIRSTENVFLLGGRLLQQFVVDVYIKLETSRLQFCERNQIKIRAKLYQGLVDCVHAGEVRPSRVGQRIVLPVSFIGGPRDMRRRFLDAMTLVQDDGKPDLYLTMTCNPQWPEICDNLKPGQTAQDRPDLVSRIFVLN